CGGGCTAAGTATCACAGAATGGAATGTTGTTACCGGCGCCCTCCCTCCTCTCTCTGAAGAAGCCTGGCTGAACGAATTCAACAAATACCAGCAAACACCCCAATACCATTATCTCAATTCTGACTTCACTTTAAAAGATTTTAAATTCATCTTCTTCTGGGAATGGTTCCACCGTTTCTGGGCAAGATTGATCGGTGTAGTGTTCGTAGTTGGATTTGTGTATCTCGCAGCAAAGAAATACCTGAAGAAAGAGATGTTCAATCCGCTGCTCATCCTATTCCTTTTCGGAGCCCTGCAGGGCGCCATCGGTTGGATCATGGTGGCCAGTGGCCTCACCGGAGATGCCGTGTATGTGAAACCAACCAGGCTGGCGCTGCACTTCATATTTGCACTCGGATTGATCTCCTACGCATACTGGTTTGCATTGGAACTGAAAGTGACCAGCGCACAAACCATCGTCAATCCATCTTTGAGAAAATGGACATGGTGGCTGCTTATCATTCTTTTTGTACAACTCATTTTCGGTGCGCTCATGGCGGGTCATAAAGCTGCGATTGCCGCCCCCACCTGGCCCACCATCAATGGCAGTATGATACCCGGCGGGATGTTGCGGGAATCCCCGGCCCTTCTCAATTTTTTTGAGAATAAGATCACCATCCACTTTGTGCATCGCGGGCTCGCCTACCTGTTACTCGTATTGATCATCATCTATTCCCGGAAGCTGTTCCAGGTGAAAACAAACAGTCAGCCTTTCAATAAAGCCAGAAAATTTCCGTTGGTATTTGTTTTGATACAGGTATTGCTGGGCATCATTTCAGTACTCACCGCACCATTTATCGTTCCCAGTCACTGGGGAAGTTTTGAATGGATGGCGCAACTGCACCAGGTTACCGGGATGCTATTGGTCTTGAGCCTGGTAGCCATGTTGTACATGGTACGGAAAACCAGTTCCTCATTACGAGCGTAATTGTATATAAACCTTTTTCTTTTATGTAAATTGGTGGCTGAATGCCGGTAAACCCGGTACCCCGTCTGTAAGATATGAAAGCATTCCTGAGAGGATTATATTGCTCATTCCCGCTGCAGTTGTTCCTGCTTCACTTCAAGAAGTTCCAGGTATTGCTGTTCTTCTGGTTCATTCTTTTCAGCACAGTGAACGGCACATTCATGAAGAGTTTCGGTGCTGATTCCCTGTACCTGGCCCCGGAATATTTGGGTAATGTAAATGCACTCAGTGCAAGTTTCGTAGGCGTTAGTATCGGCATTTTCATCATGAGCTGGAATATCACCACTTTCATTTTATTCAGCAGGCATTTCCGCTTCCTGGCCACAACCTCCAATCCCTTCCTTAAATATTGTATCAACAATTTCGTGATACCACTCGCCTTTCTCATTTTCTATTTTTTCAATGCAGTGGTTTTTGCACGCGACAAGGAATTGATGGACGCCTGGCATATCTTCTTACTGGTGATTGGTTTCCTCGCAGGACTGGTAGTGATCATTATCATTTCCCTTTATTATTTTTTCCGCGCAGACAAAACCATCATCCGCCGTCTGGCGCCAGTGATCAGCAATCCGCAGCTTTTCAAGGCCCAGTTCAAAAAAGGCGATACCCGCGCCACCGAAAGCCGTCTCGTAAAAGTGGAATGGTATCTCAATTCCATTCTCAAATTGAAGAAAGTGCGCGATGTATCGCACTATTCGCGTGAATTCCTGGAAACCATTTTCAGCCGGCATCACTTCGCTGCTGTGATCTCTATATTTGTAGCCTTTATCTTTTTGATTGTGGTTGGTTTCTGGCTCGACAATCCATTGTTCCAGTTACCGGCAGCAGCCGGCATCACTCTTTTCTTCGCCATCCTTATTGCCGTATCAGGCGCTTTCACCTATTTCCTGCAAAGCTGGAGCATTCCTGCACTGGTAGTGATCTTTCTCATCCTGAATGTGCTTTACCGCTATGGGATCATCGATCCCACCAACAAAGCTTACGGACTGGATTATGCGAAAAAAGAAGACAGACCTGAATATTCCCAGGAATCCCTCATGGCGCTTTGCGCTCCTTCACATGTGGAAGCAGACAAGGCAAACATGATTGCGATCCTGGAAAAATGGAAAGCGAAACAGAACAGCCCAAAACCTGTGATGTTCATCATCAACACCAGCGGAGGCGGCAACCGCAGCGCCACTTTTACTATGAACGTGCTGCAAAGGCTAGACAGTCTTAGCGGTGGCGATCTGATGAAGAAAACATTTCTCATCACCGGCGCTTCAGGCGGCATGCTTGGCGCAGCATATTTCCGTGAACTGGAAAAAGAAAAGAGGAATGGCAAAACCATCAATCTGCAGAACAGGCAGTATGTGGACGATATTTCCAGCGACCTGCTGAATTCCCTCTTCACTTCTTTTGTAGCACGTGATCTGGCTGCTCCTGCGCAGCGATTCTCTGTGGGAACTTTCGAATATGTGAAAGACCGCGGATACGCTTTCGAGGAAAAGCTCAACAGTAATACCAGGGGACTGCTCAACAAACAGCTCAAAGAGCAATATAACGATGAAGTACAAGCGAAAATGCCACTGATGCTGTTCAATTCCGTGATCACCCGCGATGGCAGGAAGATGATCATCTGTACGCAACCCGTGAGCTTCCTCATGCGCCCCTGCTACGATACATTGCGCGATGCAGATGTAGACATTGATGGCGTGGACTACCAGGCATTGTTTTCCAAACAGGATCCGCTGAACCTGCGCATGCTCACTGCCCTGCGCATGAATGCCACTTTCCCTTACGTGCTCCCTAACGTCTGGTTACCCAGCACACCTGTAATTGATGTGATGGATGCAGGCCTCCGCGATAATTTCGGACAGGAAACCGCCACCCGCTTCGTACAGGTTTTCGACG
This portion of the Pseudobacter ginsenosidimutans genome encodes:
- a CDS encoding patatin-like phospholipase family protein, with protein sequence MKAFLRGLYCSFPLQLFLLHFKKFQVLLFFWFILFSTVNGTFMKSFGADSLYLAPEYLGNVNALSASFVGVSIGIFIMSWNITTFILFSRHFRFLATTSNPFLKYCINNFVIPLAFLIFYFFNAVVFARDKELMDAWHIFLLVIGFLAGLVVIIIISLYYFFRADKTIIRRLAPVISNPQLFKAQFKKGDTRATESRLVKVEWYLNSILKLKKVRDVSHYSREFLETIFSRHHFAAVISIFVAFIFLIVVGFWLDNPLFQLPAAAGITLFFAILIAVSGAFTYFLQSWSIPALVVIFLILNVLYRYGIIDPTNKAYGLDYAKKEDRPEYSQESLMALCAPSHVEADKANMIAILEKWKAKQNSPKPVMFIINTSGGGNRSATFTMNVLQRLDSLSGGDLMKKTFLITGASGGMLGAAYFRELEKEKRNGKTINLQNRQYVDDISSDLLNSLFTSFVARDLAAPAQRFSVGTFEYVKDRGYAFEEKLNSNTRGLLNKQLKEQYNDEVQAKMPLMLFNSVITRDGRKMIICTQPVSFLMRPCYDTLRDADVDIDGVDYQALFSKQDPLNLRMLTALRMNATFPYVLPNVWLPSTPVIDVMDAGLRDNFGQETATRFVQVFDDWIKANTSAVVLLQIRDRKTGGWDHPYESGAITDIATKPMLLLQYNWFKMQEYGQNEMMSLTQELLGGHFHRLTFQYIPKKEDAAAALNFRLSKREKQDISEAMMSSVNAGSFDQFTQYANGSHPHSITKKDE
- a CDS encoding COX15/CtaA family protein; translation: MIGVVMLLVQVVLGGITRLTGSGLSITEWNVVTGALPPLSEEAWLNEFNKYQQTPQYHYLNSDFTLKDFKFIFFWEWFHRFWARLIGVVFVVGFVYLAAKKYLKKEMFNPLLILFLFGALQGAIGWIMVASGLTGDAVYVKPTRLALHFIFALGLISYAYWFALELKVTSAQTIVNPSLRKWTWWLLIILFVQLIFGALMAGHKAAIAAPTWPTINGSMIPGGMLRESPALLNFFENKITIHFVHRGLAYLLLVLIIIYSRKLFQVKTNSQPFNKARKFPLVFVLIQVLLGIISVLTAPFIVPSHWGSFEWMAQLHQVTGMLLVLSLVAMLYMVRKTSSSLRA